The following nucleotide sequence is from Capricornis sumatraensis isolate serow.1 chromosome 5, serow.2, whole genome shotgun sequence.
ttcttgttttctgatgacagccattctgacagcgGTGCCCCATGCCTCTTGTACCAGAATATCTGTTTTCTTCCTCAAATTAGGAAATTATTCAATTATAATTTCACCAAACACATTTTTGACCCACTTCTCTCTCGTCTCTTCCTATAACGTGAATGTTAGTAcacttgatgttgtcccagagaaCCAATAAACTatcatccattttttaaatgtgtttttctttttgctgttctggTTAGGTGATTTCCATTCTTCTGTCTTACGTGTTCTTCTCTGTCACCTCAGCTGGCTTGAATTCCTTCTAGCACATTTTTCATTTCCGTTATCATAATTGTCAGCTCTGactggtttttatattttctagttctttgcTGAAGTTTCCACTGTGTTCAGCTGTTGTTTCCTCAAGTTCAGTTAGAATTTTTACTACTGTTGCCTTGGACTCTTTGGCAAGCAAATTATCTGTCTCTGTTTTCTcgttctttcatttaaaatgtatgcctctgttttctcattttctttaactttctCAGTCTGCTGCTATGGAGTTAGGTGAACGGTCACCTATCCTGTCTTGAAGGCATGTCCTTCGTGGAAGTGTCCCTTTGCAGTGTGCATGTGCCTGGTGGCTTTGGTGGAAGAGCTGGACCAGAAGTGAGTGGTGACTGCATCTTCTCCCAGGGTGTGCTGGCAGCCACCACAGtggtgggaggcagggctggagtCGGAGGGGCGACAGCCAGAGCCAGGTGCCAGCCAGGGCTTCTCCTAGGCTCCATACCAGTTGCCACCCTATTGTGGGAGGAGTCGAAAGCCAAGTGGCAGGAGTGGGAGTCTTAAGGGTGCTTAATCTTCCCCCAGATTGATGACTGTCTTCACCTTGGCTGGGGGCATAGCCAGGGCCTGAGGGCTTGGGGCCTCACTTCTgagctggttttattttttcagtaccAAGGGGTACACATCAAGGCAGGATGGGGAACCAAAGGGTTGGAGCCAGACCACAGAGCTTTCTCTGCTCCTTCCCTGGGGCTCACCTACCCACTGGCAGTGGTGGCCTCTGCCTTTGAGGGGAGCAGTAGCAGATGGAGTAGGATCCTGGGCGCTGGGAGGTGCTCTGGGGGCAGTCCTGGCAGGCTGGCCAGAGCACCAGGCAGTATTCAACCTACTGCCTCTGCACTGGGACTGGGGGCAAGCAAGCTGTACATGCTCTTCAAGACCAGGGTCTCAGTATCTTACAGCCCCTACAATAAGCCCTACTGATTTCCAGACCAGCTAAGGGGCTCATCTTGACATGGAGTAAATGTTATCATCTCCCCTCTGATCTTTGCATTTGGGGGCCCTCAGAAGACAAAGCCAAGCTTACCAGGTGTTCTCCCAGCATCATCCCAACCCCAGACTAGGATCCTCCAAATGTCTTTGCTGAACATTTCCTCCAATCTCTTTCCAATGCCCCCAGGGAAGGCAGGAACTACGACCTTCTCACTGTAGGGTCACCAGCATTTTAGACCTGGCCTGACAGACTGTAGGCAGATACACCTATTTGATGAAAGAGTGAATGAACAAATTGTGTCTGGGACTCTTTCAGGTAATCATGGGAGGACGGAAGGTGGCAAGAGATGAAGAAAATGCATATGGTAAGAACAATCTCACAATGTGTATTTGCCCCCAAGTGTGAACCCTGGATGGTAGGGGGATGGGCTAATTCAAGACTGAACAAGAGAAGCCGAGAGGTGACTCGATGTTGGTGTGAAGCAGCAAGAGCCCTGGGGCTGGCACTTCACCTGGATCTTTGTCCCCGCCCTGCTGTGAGATATCAACTTCTTTGACTAACCTGTATCtctgtttccaaaataaaatgaataaacagaagtgGATGTAGAGGGCATCAAGTCATGTATTAGAGGGAACATGGTTCACCAGGTAGAAGGTGTTAGGGAACAAGGATGGAGGGCTACACAAGTGTCTTATTAGGCCGCAGGTTTAAGAGacaagagaggaggagggaggcaggaagggaaggaagagagttGATCTCATCTTATTTTCTGACAGTGTCCTATGAGGACAGTGCTACAGTATTGATTGCGTTTGTGTTTACCACTTAGATTAAGCAGCTCCCCAGGGTTACAAGGCTGGTAGAGGACAGGTCTATGATTCAAACCCCGGCCTTGGGACTCTAGATAGCCCTCCTGGCTGGGCCCACTGCCCCACCTCTTTCTCCAGTGGGACAGTATCAGGGAAAATAAGACAGAAATTGACATTGGGGACCAGCTCTGCACAGCCTGGATGACAGATCATATCAAAGTAATGGCCTGTATTACAAAGGCGCATCCTCTAGAGAGACGTTCAGCAGCTGCTGGACAGGTGCACGTGTGACACCAAAGACCAGAGAAACAGACGGGTAGAGACCCCTTGGAGTGCCCAAATCTCACACCAGATCACTCAGTAAAGGTCTGGCCCCAAACACAACCATGGAAGCGCTCTGTTCTCCTTTGCTCGCAAGGCATCCAGGAGACCCTGGGACCAGGACATGTTGCTCTCAGGTTCCAAAGCTTACAGACCACCGGTGCCCACAGGTTTCCAGGAGTTCAGGTCTGCCCTGCAGGAGCGCAGGCTGCGCCTCCTCCTGGCCGGGAGGTCGGGTACTGGGAAGAGCGCCACGGGCAACACCATCCTCCAGCGGAAGCACTTCCTCTCCAGGCTCGCGGCCACAGCGGTGACCAGGGCCTGCGCCACGGGGAGCTGCCGCTGGGCCTCGTGGGACGTGGAAGTCCTCGACACCCCCGACCTCTTCAGCCCCGAGGTCGCCCAGGCAGACCCGGGCTTCGAGGAGAGAGGCCGCTGCTACCTGCTGTCGGCCCCTGGGCCCCACGCCGTGCTCCTGGTGACCCAGCTCGGCCGCTTCACCTCCCAGGACCTGCGGGCCTGGCAAGGGGTGAAGGCGCTCTTCGGGGCGGGCATCGCGGAACGCGCCGTCGTGGTCTTCACCCGcagggaggacctggagggggGCTCGCTGCAGCAGTACGTGCGCAACACTGACAACCGCGcgctccgggagctggtggccGAGTGCGGGGGCCGCTGCTGCGCCTTCGACAACCGAGTGGCCGACGGGGAGCGGGAGGCGCAGGTTGGGGAGCTGATGGGGCTGGTGGAGGAGCTGGTGAGGGACCATGGCGGCGCCCCCTACACCAACGACATGTACCACCTGGCGCAGACCCTGGGCGGGCTGAGCCCCGAGGAGAGGCTGCGCAGGGTGGCAGAGCGACTGGCCACCCGTGCGCCGACGTGGCCCCTGGCTGGGCTGTGGTGGTGGCCCAAGCCAGCGCCGGGAATCCGGTATAAGCTGGGCCTGGCGGCCCTGCTGGGTTCCCTGTTCCTGCTGTACCTACTCTGCAGGCGCTGGCCCGAGGCGGTAACTGCATGACCTTCTTGCAGGTCACCTGGCAAAAAAGGACCTGGACACTTGGATCTGAAGGGGTATTTCAAAGGAATCAGTTTTCAGAAATTTCATGTTTACTCCAGCACATAGTTTAAATAAAGTTGTACCACTTTAAAACATCCTTAAAAATGTGTTTAGTTATCTTGATGTATTGGTCATCTGCGAGAATTGTAAAATGACTGGCAGTTTTCAGTAGAAGATGGATTCATAGCAAAGGGAAAACCCACTCTCTATTTTGagcttgtgtgtgtctgtttgctgGTTTGTTTAGACAGTGCCTTCCTCTCTTTGGACTGCTATTTTAAACAGAGAGAGTCTGAgtggcttaaaaacaacagacatttattcctcacagttctggaggctggaagtccacgATCATGGTCGGGTTTGGGGGAGAGTCCTCTCTGAGATTGCAGAATGCCAACTTCTGACTGTGCCCTCACACTCATTTAGAACAAGGCACTAAGTGCAATCATGAGGAATCTACCCTCCTGACCTAAGACCCTCCCAATAACACCACCTCCTAACACCCTCCTCTCCAGACTAGGTTTTCAACCTGTGAATGTtgagggggggagggggcggacataaacattcagaccatagcctACACAGACTCTTCTTGATATTTTCTAGTTCTTACAGGTAGTTATCTCCCTTCAGTGACCCTTGCAGATTTTTATTATCATCAAGGAAAGAGAAGTCACAGTCATACATGTTAATGTTTAATTCCAGGTGacactgaaagtcactcagtcctgtccaactgtttgcaaccccatggactagacagtccttgggattctccaggccagaatactggagtgggtagcctttcccttctccaggggatctttccaacccaaggattcaatccaggtctcccccattacaggcagattctttaccagctgagccaccagggaagcccaagaatactggagcgggtagcccacctcctcctccaggggatcttcccaacccagagatccaacccaggtctgccgcagtgcaggaagattctttaccagctgagccacaagggaaaccagtAAAGGTTTGGTCCCAAACACAACCGTGGAAGCGCTCTGTTCTTTGCTTGCAAGGCATCCAGGAGACCCTGGGACCAGGACATGTTGCTCTCAGGTTCCAAAGCTTACAGACCACCGGTGCCCACAGGTTTCCAGGAGTTCAGGTCTGCCCTGCAGGAGCGCAGGCTGTGCCTCCTCCTGGCTGGGAGGTTGGGTACTGGGAAGAGCGCCACGGGCAACACCATCCTCCAGCGGAAGCACTTCCTCTCCAGGCTCGCGGCCACGGCGGTGACCAGGACCTGCGCCACGGGGAGCTGCCGCTGGGCCTCGTGGGATGTGGAAGTCCTCGACACCCCCGACCTCTTCAGCCCTGAGGTCACCCAGGCAGACCCGGGCTTCGAGGAGAGAGGCCGCTGCTACCTGCTGTCGGCCCCGGGGCCCCATGCCGTGCTCCTGGTGACCCAGCTCGGCTGCTTCACCTCCCAGGACCTGCGGGCCTGGCAAGGGGTGAAGGCGCTCTTCGGGGCGGGCATCGCGGCGCACGCCGTCATGGTCTTCACCCGcagggaggacctggagggggGCTCGCTGCAGCGGTACGTGCGCAACACCGACAACCGCGcgctccgggagctggtggccGAGTGCGGGGGCCGCTGCTGCACCTTTGACAACCAAGTGGCCGACGGGGAGCGGGAGGCGCAGGTCGGGGAGCTGATGGGGCTGGTGGAGGAGCTGGTGAGGGACCACGGCAGCGCCCCCTACACCAACGACGTGTACCGCCTGGCGCAGACCCTGGGCGGGCTGAGCCCCGAGGAGAAGCTGCGCAGGGTCTCCAAGCGACTGGCCGCTGGCCGGGCTGTGGCGGTGGCCCACGGCAGCACCAGGGACCTGGTGTAAGCTGGGCCTGGCCGCCCTGCTGGGCGCCCTGTTCCTGCTGTACCTGCTCTGCAGGTAGCTGCCTGATGCCTTTGGTGAGGTCATTCCCAACACATTGTAAATAACACTTCGTCCCTTGCAGTGATATCACGACATCTCAGGTGTGCTGCTGCTTCAGGGCATGTattcccttcttttctccctcACCTCTCCTAATCTACCAACCTCAGAGGCGTGCCAGGCAAATCTCCCACCTGAAACCTTCCTCTGTTAACTGGTGGTCCCTGAACTCCCCACTTTGCAGAACCTAAAAGCCACTGTTAATTTTAGGTGTTTTCCACCTTGCCTCAGACTGCCTTTGACTCCGTCCTGTCActgaactgttttgttttgttgttttttttttaagtcttggtctttcacatcttttttttttctttttttttttttaattttaaaatctttaattcttacatgcattcccaaacatgaaccccccctcccacctccctccccataacatctctctgggtcatccccatgcaccagccccaaacatgctgtatcctgcgtcagaagtagactggcgattcgattcttacatgatagtatacatgttagaatgccattctcccaaatcatcccaccctctccctctccctctgagtccaaaagtccgttatacacatctgtgtctttttcgctgtcttgcgtacagggtcatcattgccatctttctaaattccatatatatgtgttagtatactgtattggtgtttttctttctggcttacttcactctgtataatcggctccagtttcatccatctcatcagaactgattcaaatgaattctttttaacggctgagtaatactccattgtgtatatgtaccacagctttcttatccattcatctgctgatggacatctaggttgtttccatgtcctggctattataaacagtgctgcgatgaacattggggtacatgtgtctctttcaattctggtttcctcagtgtgtatgcccagcagtgggattgctgagtcataaggtagttctatttgcaattttttaaggaatctctacactgttctccatagtggctgtactagtttgcattcccaccaacagtgtaggagggttcccttttctccacaccctctccagcattcattgcttgcagatttttggatcgcagccattctgactggtgtgaagtggtacctcattgtggttttgatttgcatttctctaataatgagtgatgttgagcatcttttcatgtgtttgttagccatccgtatgtctttggagaaatgtctatttagttctttggcccattttttgattgggttgtttattttcctggaattgagctgcaggaattgcttgtatatttttgagtttagttgtttgtcagttgcttcatttgctattattttctcccattcagaaggttgtcttttcaccttgcttatattttcctttgttgtgcagggaagcttttaattttaattagatcccatttgtttatttttgcttttatttccagaattctgggaggtggatcatagaggatcctgctgtgctttatatctgagagtgttttgccaatgttctcctctaggagttttatagtttctggtcttacatttagatctttaatccattttgagtttatttttgtgtgcggtgttagaaagtgatctagtttcattcttttacaagtggttgaccagttttcccagcaccacttgttaaagagattgtctttactccattgtatattcttgcctcctttgtcaaagataaggtgtccatatgtgtgtggatttatctctgggctttctattttgttccattgatctatatgtctgtctttgtgccagtaccatactctcttgatgactgtgtctttgtagtagagcctgaagtcaggcaagttgattcctccagttccattcttctttctcaagattgctttggctattcgaggttttttgtatttccatacaaatcttgaaattatttgttctagttctgtgaaaaatatggctgggagcttgatagggattgcattgaatttgtaaattgctttgggtagtataatcattttcactatattgattcttccgatccatgaacatggtatatttctccatctattagtgtcctctttgatttctttcatcagtgttttatagttttctatatataggtctttagtttctttaggtagatatattcctaagtattttattcttttcgttgcaatggtgaatggaattgtttccttaatttctttttctactttctcattattagtgtataggaatgcaagggatttctgtgtgttgattttatatcctgcaagtttactatattcattgatgagctctagtaattttctggtggagtctttagggttttccatgtagaggaccatgtcatctgcaaacagtgagagttttacttcttcttttccaatttggattccttttatttctttttctgctctgattgctgtggccaaaacttccagaactatgttgaatagtagcggtgaaagtgggcacccttgtcttgttcctgactttaggggaaatgctttcaatttttcaccattgaggataatgtttgctgtgggtttgtcatatatagcttttatta
It contains:
- the LOC138079785 gene encoding GTPase IMAP family member 1-like, encoding MGGRKVARDEENAYGFQEFRSALQERRLRLLLAGRSGTGKSATGNTILQRKHFLSRLAATAVTRACATGSCRWASWDVEVLDTPDLFSPEVAQADPGFEERGRCYLLSAPGPHAVLLVTQLGRFTSQDLRAWQGVKALFGAGIAERAVVVFTRREDLEGGSLQQYVRNTDNRALRELVAECGGRCCAFDNRVADGEREAQVGELMGLVEELVRDHGGAPYTNDMYHLAQTLGGLSPEERLRRVAERLATRAPTWPLAGLWWWPKPAPGIRYKLGLAALLGSLFLLYLLCRRWPEAVTA